The genome window ACTCAATTCCGCAGGGATCCACCGTCGAGACCGGCGTCGGCCTGATGCCGTACCTGGTGCCGGAAACCGAGGTCTACTGGATCGGGAACGAGAATCCGCCCCCGGATTACCTCATTGTCGACGCCGACGACTGGAGTTGGGGGCCCGTCCGCCCGTCGAGCGCCGAACAGCATGCCGAAGATACCTGGCCCGGCGAGAACTACACCCTGGTCTTCGAGGAGGCCGGCTACCAACTGGTCAAGCGCGACGGCTGATCCCGGTAGCCTTGAAGCATGAGTTCGCAGCACCCTGAGCGCCGCCAGGTCACCGTTCGGCGCGCCCCCAAGTTCGCATCCTTCATGGGACTCGGGGCCCTGATCGGGTTCATCGCCGCGCTGATCGTCGCCTACAGCGGTCCGGGCGACCCTACGCTCACCCGCGAATCGGTGCTCGGCTTCTTCACGGTTGTCTTCGCGCTGCCGGGCGTGCTCCTCGGTGCACTGCTGGCCCTGCTGCTCGACTGGATCAGCGTTCGCCGCGCCCGCCAGGCCACCGCGGAGCGCACCCACGACGACGACACCGCCTAGGAAGCTCCCGCGCCCGCACGCGCGCCCGTCCGCAACAAACGCGCACGGGAAATCCGCCCCTGTTACGCCGTGAGAGAATGGAGTAATGGTGCGCGGTGACGGAATGCTTTCCCATGATCTTCTCCCCGGTGAAAAAGGCCCCCAGGACGCCTGTGGCGTATTCGGCGTCTGGGCTCCCGGCGAGGAAGTAGCCAAACTTACGTATTACGGGCTCTACGCCCTGCAGCACCGCGGCCAGGAGTCAGCGGGCATCGCGACCAGCGACGGTGCGCGCATCAACGTCTACAAGGACATGGGGCTGGTTTCCCAGGTCTTCGACGAGGCCACGCTCAACACTCTCACCGGCCACATTTCCGTGGGCCACTGCCGCTACTCCACCACCGGATCCTCCAACTGGGCCAACGCGCAGCCAACCCTCGGGGCAACCGCCGTCGGCACCGTCGCCCTGGCCCACAACGGCAACCTGACTAACTCAGCAGACCTGTACCAACGGGTCCTTGACCGCCACGGCAAGCCGCGCAGCGGCGAAATCGCGCAGGGCAACACTTCGGACACCGCTCTGGTCACCGCACTGCTGGCCGGCGATGACGGCCGCTCACTCGAAGACACCGCCATGGACCTGCTGCCCACCATCGAGGGCGCGTTCTGCTTCGTCTTTATGGATGAGGGAACCCTGTACGCCGCACGTGATTCCTTCGGTGTTCGCCCGCTTGTTCTGGGCCGACTCGAGCGCGGCTGGGTGGTGGCGTCCGAGCAGGCCGCCCTCGCCACGGTCGGCGCCAGCTTCATCCGCGAGATCGAACCCGGTGAGTTCATCGCCATCGACGAGAGCGGTGTCCGCTCCCGCCGCTTCGCTCCCACGACGCCGGCCGGATGTGTTTTCGAGTACGTGTACCTCGCGCGGCCTGACGCCGCGATCGCCGGCCGCTCGGTCTACGACTCCCGCGTGGAGATGGGCCGCCAGTTGGCCCGCGAGAACCAGGCCGAGGCCGACGTCGTCATTCCCGTCCCGGAATCCGGCACCCCCGCGGCCGTCGGCTTCGCGGAGGAGTCGGGCATCCCGTTTGCGCACGGCTTCGTCAAGAACTCCTACGTGGGGCGCACCTTTATCCAGCCGAGCCAGACCCTGCGCCAGTTGGGTATCCGGCTGAAGCTCAATGCCCTGGAGTCCGTGATCCGCGGCAAGCGGATCGTGGTTGTGGACGATTCGATCGTGCGCGGCAACACCCAGCGCGCCGTGGTCCGAATGCTCCGCGAGGCCGGTGCGGCCGAAGTTCACGTAAAGATCTCGTCCCCGCCGGTCCGCTGGCCCTGCTTCTACGGCATCGACTTCGCCTCGCGCGCCGAGCTCATCGCCAACGGTGCCGCGGTGGACGAGATCAGCAAGTCGATCGGGGCCGACAGCCTGGCCTACATCTCGGAAGACGGCATGATTGCCGCCACCAAGCAGCCCCGCGAACGAC of Arthrobacter sp. JZ12 contains these proteins:
- the purF gene encoding amidophosphoribosyltransferase, with amino-acid sequence MVRGDGMLSHDLLPGEKGPQDACGVFGVWAPGEEVAKLTYYGLYALQHRGQESAGIATSDGARINVYKDMGLVSQVFDEATLNTLTGHISVGHCRYSTTGSSNWANAQPTLGATAVGTVALAHNGNLTNSADLYQRVLDRHGKPRSGEIAQGNTSDTALVTALLAGDDGRSLEDTAMDLLPTIEGAFCFVFMDEGTLYAARDSFGVRPLVLGRLERGWVVASEQAALATVGASFIREIEPGEFIAIDESGVRSRRFAPTTPAGCVFEYVYLARPDAAIAGRSVYDSRVEMGRQLARENQAEADVVIPVPESGTPAAVGFAEESGIPFAHGFVKNSYVGRTFIQPSQTLRQLGIRLKLNALESVIRGKRIVVVDDSIVRGNTQRAVVRMLREAGAAEVHVKISSPPVRWPCFYGIDFASRAELIANGAAVDEISKSIGADSLAYISEDGMIAATKQPRERLCTACFTGNYPIELPEEDRRGKNLLERVDPAEKPGANGCDPGPGSELETLLTDADKKERV